The region GCATCAGAGATGCAATTTGGTTAATGGGAAAAGAACTTTTTTCTTTTAATTCTGAAATTGCTAGTCATAGATTGATTTTGCTTCATGGCTGGGGTGCTGATGCAGAGGATTTAATCCCTTTAGGACAAATCTTGTTGAAAGAAATGGAAAAGAATATTGAATTAATTTCTCTGCGAGCGCCTTGTTTACATCCCCAAGGTGCTGGCAGGCAGTGGTATGGGCTGTTCCCTTCAAATTGGGTTGAAGCTGAACAAGCAACTCAGGATCTTCGTATCCGTTTGAATAAATTAGCTTCATCTAAAATTCCATTAGAAAAAACTGTACTTCTTGGCTTTTCGCAAGGGGGTGCAATGGCTCTAGCTGCAGGAGCGAGTTTGCCATTGGCAGGATTAGTGGGATGTAGTGCTTACCCTCATCCAGGTTTAAGAGCTAATAACAATTCACCACCTGTATTTTTAAGTCATGGAAAATTAGATGAAGTTGTTCCAGTTAATCAATCTAAGCAATTATTTAATTTATTTAATCAAAAAACAGATTTAGTAGAGCTTCATCTTTTTGATGGTGCTCATGAAATTCCAAATGAACTAATAAAAAATATTCAAATATTCTTAGATAAATGTATTAAATAACAACTCTTTATTCTAAACAAAAGCATATTCATATTCTTCAATTTCTTCCCAGTCATCAGCAGTTAATTCTAGCCCTTCAAACATATTGTGTTCG is a window of Prochlorococcus marinus subsp. marinus str. CCMP1375 DNA encoding:
- a CDS encoding alpha/beta hydrolase, with product MGKELFSFNSEIASHRLILLHGWGADAEDLIPLGQILLKEMEKNIELISLRAPCLHPQGAGRQWYGLFPSNWVEAEQATQDLRIRLNKLASSKIPLEKTVLLGFSQGGAMALAAGASLPLAGLVGCSAYPHPGLRANNNSPPVFLSHGKLDEVVPVNQSKQLFNLFNQKTDLVELHLFDGAHEIPNELIKNIQIFLDKCIK